A part of Acropora palmata chromosome 8, jaAcrPala1.3, whole genome shotgun sequence genomic DNA contains:
- the LOC141890073 gene encoding serine protease 23-like, which yields MTSSIAMLSVVATMVLLFLCLPLKRAHEEERTWSNKKEWFPSTMASLIMRKVSNGNKSKIIQELDFEMNPKDLLISNLKSSLRNTSMTGIRHRSKRLVFQNDDRKVVPPNYIEKCPFEASVYISTGCSGVLISPRHVLTSAHCLHNGSHYVEGYRTLEVGFLLRDGTTDWHGVSSTKVPQQWKNGSDLSASLFDYAVIKLAKNHGRCFLPIAPSKAFPYRTGCAHRAIHFTGFDEDREEGTMLYRTCRVLDFNSSLLFHCCDAARGASGAGVYELHRHKNNDKEFKRYVVGVFSGNRDVLKHGRYPPKITCLNRTPHFSFFSWSWVVNYNVALRLKESDVFHICTWMKRLGGEMCKRIIKERRRRRRQSRKRRDRIRDVRCHGML from the exons ATGACTTCGTCGATTGCAATGCTTAGTGTTGTAGCAACGATGGTTTTGCTATTCCTCTGTCTGCCACTAAAGAGGGCTCATGAAGAAGAACGAACATGGAGCAACAAAAAAGAATGGTTTCCGTCGACTATGGCGTccttgatcatgagaaaagtTTCGAAtggaaacaaaagcaaaataatacaAGAACTGGATTTTGAGATGAACCCAAAAGATCTTCTAATTTCAAATCTTAAATCATCTCTTCGAAATACTTCAATGACAGGGATTAGACACAGAAGTAAGAGACTCGTGTTTCAAAACGATGATCGTAAAGTCGTACCGCCAAATTACATCGAAAAATGTCCTTTTGAAGCTTCTGTCTACATCTCCACCGGCTGCTCAGGGGTTCTCATCTCTCCTCGGCATGTTCTCACATCGGCTCACTGTCTTCACAACGGAAGCCATTATGTCGAGGGTTACAGAACCTTGGAAGTGGGTTTCCTGTTGCGAGATGGGACCACAGATTGGCACGGTGTTAGTTCCACAAAGGTGCCCCAGCAGTGGAAGAATGGGAGCGACTTAAGCGCGAGCTTGTTCGACTATGCCGTGATTAAACTGGCAAAGAACCACGGTCGTTGTTTCCTACCCATAGCTCCAAGTAAAGCATTTCCTTACCGAACTGGCTGTGCACACCGAGCAATTCATTTCACTGGATTTGATGAGGATAGAGAGGAGGGGACGATGCTGTACAG AACTTGTCGTGTTCTGGACTTTAACTCCAGTTTATTGTTCCATTGTTGCGATGCGGCGAGAGGAGCATCTGGTGCCGGTGTCTACGAACTTCACAGGCACAAGAATAACGACAAGGAATTCAAGCGCTACGTTGTAGGCGTGTTTTCTGGTAATCGCGACGTCCTCAAACACGGAAGGTATCCACCAAAAATCACCTGTTTAAATCGTACACcacatttcagttttttttcctggtcTTGGGTTGTAAATTATAACGTTGCTCTTCGTTTGAAAGAAAGCGACGTATTCCACATCTGTACTTGGATGAAGCGTCTAGGCGGTGAGATGTGCAAACGAATTATAAAAGAAAGACGACGAAGACGGCGCCAGTCGAGAAAACGCCGCGACAGAATCAGAGACGTGCGTTGTCATGGTATGCTTTAA
- the LOC141889253 gene encoding uncharacterized protein LOC141889253 translates to MTRLFVWLVFVQFFTALSFMVTHLYLYLEEGIHKPLQEKLVSVTRTSHDGGKIERKAEIKEEQLDDEVAKSYVQTSRRLYLTYQPPDGGWNNHRIAIENALVMAKLLNRTLILHPVASHDKAISLRKKSLAQWRNFERQLGINWVYNKMTERDLAPISAVLDLSRMRSLVDVLEVTTNHIKFFKNFSDFKWRIVCHSDALGFWVDAIPDGNETFTQRIDFVGNNSSRSVRSCPKEMARHDKAKKPVIRRIFDEFRFEKADIIYLSQDTSYKANLRLFSLEKARKAQKWILENMFFSPQVYEKTFQILSILPRPFNAIHVRRTDHKLSSSKTPFHWLQRMAYQNFLNVSTALFVATDEPNRQWFEPFHKAGYQLYFSDEFLEPTGRSFYMDIRGLHDQLICIHAKLFVGSESSSFSGFIYRSRREVMIKNGLVLSHMPVGWLGHKIKP, encoded by the coding sequence ATGACACGATTGTTTGTTTGGCTTGTGTTTGTACAATTTTTCACAGCGTTGTCATTCATGGTTACTCATTTGTATTTATATTTGGAAGAAGGAATTCACAAGCCTTTGCAAGAAAAACTTGTCAGTGTAACAAGGACCTCGCACGATGGAggtaaaattgaaagaaaggcGGAAATCAAGGAAGAACAATTGGATGATGAGGTGGCTAAATCCTATGTCCAGACTTCGCGACGTTTATATTTGACTTACCAACCTCCGGATGGCGGCTGGAATAATCATCGCATAGCAATTGAAAATGCGCTTGTGATGGCTAAATTACTGAACAGGACGTTGATACTACATCCGGTTGCCTCGCACGACAAAGCCATTTCTTTGCGGAAGAAAAGTCTTGCACAGTGGAGAAATTTTGAAAGACAATTGGGCATCAACTGGGTGTACAACAAAATGACCGAGAGAGATCTGGCACCAATATCCGCTGTACTAGACCTCAGCCGCATGCGTAGCCTAGTGGATGTTTTAGAAGTAACAACAAATCACATAAAGTTCTTCAAGAATTTTTCGGATTTCAAATGGCGCATAGTGTGTCACTCGGATGCACTGGGGTTTTGGGTAGATGCAATTCCCGATGGAAACGAAACTTTTACTCAAAGAATCGACTTCGTTGGGAATAACAGTTCGAGGAGTGTTCGGAGTTGTCCGAAGGAAATGGCAAGACACGATAAAGCAAAAAAGCCTGTCATTAGAAGAATTTTCGATGAATTTCGATTTGAAAAAGCGGATATTATCTACTTATCGCAGGACACAAGTTATAAAGCAAACCTTCGATTGTTCAGTTTAGAGAAAGCTCGAAAAGCGCAGAAATGGATTTTagaaaacatgtttttttcacCGCAGGTTTAcgaaaaaacatttcaaattctgAGCATTTTACCTCGACCATTCAACGCGATTCACGTTAGGAGAACCGACCACAAACTAAGCTCAAGTAAAACGCCCTTTCATTGGCTACAGAGAATGGCATATCAAAATTTTCTAAATGTGTCGACAGCGCTTTTTGTAGCAACAGACGAACCAAACAGACAGTGGTTCGAACCATTTCACAAAGCTGGTTATCAGTTATACTTCTCAGATGAATTCTTGGAGCCAACTGGCCGTTCCTTTTACATGGACATCCGGGGCCTTCATGATCAACTCATATGTATCCACGCTAAATTGTTTGTGGGCTCAGAGAGTTCGAGTTTCAGCGGATTTATTTACCGGTCCAGGCGCGAAGTTATGATAAAAAATGGGCTGGTTTTGAGTCACATGCCTGTGGGTTGGTTGGGCCATAAAATCAAACCTTGA
- the LOC141889252 gene encoding uncharacterized protein LOC141889252 isoform X2: MYMVNSYLHVLKNIDSSWGDSTNLTGFKKSSRRWRSRKRTRSSPRSRNDSHDFTSTTSSSESGLFSEEWVNSGYFGDDEVDRCHCQSCLEKAETNKPKSDFAADYDIISSDLSACETPKQESIVYHLKTRENYHDYIIVASSKEEFVYGNLAHSTPFDITKIPELDISTLLPDIPPVRVDIQNKLCCSHVELNDNLRLSSPSPPVLHRATNVQEVERFWWRDNVLWQLQQRNKTQTKRFSQLLSHEQRCRAKVQINRELADYLNKYGQLRAQNETANTTNAIDLDVEPIERSELVLAIRNHGISNERTQEAEQNPVKLNSIANLASTYLNRQRALTEEKLTEGDNSSGSPPCATSRMSPRATKVSPSKKWRANLVNQLQMRNFLECRFFTDGLARRALTQMNISEKESVPKQGLAEYDIITDDEVSGLSIVMNSTNSTSLSQGYVSSAPLRRRFFKRGKRR; encoded by the coding sequence ATGTATATGGTAAACTCCTACCTTCATGTTCTAAAGAATATTGATTCAAGCTGGGGCGACTCAACCAATTTGACAGGATTCAAAAAATCCTCGCGACGGTGGAGGTCACGCAAACGTACACGTTCTTCTCCAAGGTCACGCAATGACAGTCATGATTTTACTTCGACCACTAGCAGCTCCGAAAGTGGACTCTTCAGTGAAGAATGGGTGAATTCTGGTTATTTTGGCGATGATGAGGTTGACCGATGTCATTGTCAAAGTTGTCTTGAGAAAGCTGAGacaaataaaccaaaatctgATTTTGCTGCAGACTATGATATCATAAGTTCAGACTTGAGCGCATGTGAAACTCCTAAACAGGAATCAATCGTTTACCACCTAAAGACGCGAGAGAATTACCATGATTATATTATTGTGGCCTCTTCGAAAGAAGAATTTGTTTATGGAAATCTAGCGCATAGTACTCCATTTGACATCACGAAGATACCAGAGTTGGATATCTCTACTCTCTTGCCCGATATACCACCTGTTCGCGTtgatattcaaaacaaactctgTTGCTCTCACGTAGAACTGAATGACAATCTTAGATTGTCTTCTCCGAGCCCTCCAGTTTTGCACAGGGCAACCAATGTTCAAGAGGTTGAAAGGTTTTGGTGGAGAGATAATGTCCTGTGGCAACTACAGCAGCGAAACAAAACTCAGACGAAACGATTTTCGCAACTCCTATCCCATGAACAAAGATGTCGAGCTAAGGTGCAAATTAACCGAGAATTGGCGGACTATTTGAATAAATACGGTCAACTTCGGGCTCAGAACGAGACTGCTAATACTACCAACGCGATCGACTTGGACGTTGAACCGATTGAAAGATCAGAACTTGTTCTTGCAATACGAAATCATGGCATATCCAATGAAAGAACGCAGGAAGCTGAACAAAATCCCGTTAAATTGAACAGTATAGCAAATTTAGCGAGTACCTACCTTAATCGTCAAAGAGCTCTTACAGAAGAAAAGCTGACAGAGGGCGATAATTCATCCGGCTCACCCCCATGTGCAACATCCCGGATGAGTCCACGCGCCACGAAAGTCTCTCCCAGCAAAAAATGGCGCGCAAACTTGGTAAATCAGCTTCAAATGAGAAACTTTTTAGAGTGCAGGTTCTTCACGGACGGGTTAGCGCGTAGAGCTCTGACTCAGATGAATATTTCAGAGAAAGAGTCAGTTCCTAAGCAAGGTTTGGCCGAATATGATATCATAACAGACGATGAAGTCAGCGGTTTAAGCATTGTAATGAATTCTACTAATTCAACTTCGCTTTCTCAAGGCTACGTTAGCTCTGCACCGTTAAGAAGGCGTTTCTTTAAACGCGGGAAACGGAGGTAA
- the LOC141889252 gene encoding uncharacterized protein LOC141889252 isoform X1 has product MISHFKSKSKSAVMYMVNSYLHVLKNIDSSWGDSTNLTGFKKSSRRWRSRKRTRSSPRSRNDSHDFTSTTSSSESGLFSEEWVNSGYFGDDEVDRCHCQSCLEKAETNKPKSDFAADYDIISSDLSACETPKQESIVYHLKTRENYHDYIIVASSKEEFVYGNLAHSTPFDITKIPELDISTLLPDIPPVRVDIQNKLCCSHVELNDNLRLSSPSPPVLHRATNVQEVERFWWRDNVLWQLQQRNKTQTKRFSQLLSHEQRCRAKVQINRELADYLNKYGQLRAQNETANTTNAIDLDVEPIERSELVLAIRNHGISNERTQEAEQNPVKLNSIANLASTYLNRQRALTEEKLTEGDNSSGSPPCATSRMSPRATKVSPSKKWRANLVNQLQMRNFLECRFFTDGLARRALTQMNISEKESVPKQGLAEYDIITDDEVSGLSIVMNSTNSTSLSQGYVSSAPLRRRFFKRGKRR; this is encoded by the exons ATGATTTCACATTTTAAGTCAAAATCCAAG TCGGCTGTAATGTATATGGTAAACTCCTACCTTCATGTTCTAAAGAATATTGATTCAAGCTGGGGCGACTCAACCAATTTGACAGGATTCAAAAAATCCTCGCGACGGTGGAGGTCACGCAAACGTACACGTTCTTCTCCAAGGTCACGCAATGACAGTCATGATTTTACTTCGACCACTAGCAGCTCCGAAAGTGGACTCTTCAGTGAAGAATGGGTGAATTCTGGTTATTTTGGCGATGATGAGGTTGACCGATGTCATTGTCAAAGTTGTCTTGAGAAAGCTGAGacaaataaaccaaaatctgATTTTGCTGCAGACTATGATATCATAAGTTCAGACTTGAGCGCATGTGAAACTCCTAAACAGGAATCAATCGTTTACCACCTAAAGACGCGAGAGAATTACCATGATTATATTATTGTGGCCTCTTCGAAAGAAGAATTTGTTTATGGAAATCTAGCGCATAGTACTCCATTTGACATCACGAAGATACCAGAGTTGGATATCTCTACTCTCTTGCCCGATATACCACCTGTTCGCGTtgatattcaaaacaaactctgTTGCTCTCACGTAGAACTGAATGACAATCTTAGATTGTCTTCTCCGAGCCCTCCAGTTTTGCACAGGGCAACCAATGTTCAAGAGGTTGAAAGGTTTTGGTGGAGAGATAATGTCCTGTGGCAACTACAGCAGCGAAACAAAACTCAGACGAAACGATTTTCGCAACTCCTATCCCATGAACAAAGATGTCGAGCTAAGGTGCAAATTAACCGAGAATTGGCGGACTATTTGAATAAATACGGTCAACTTCGGGCTCAGAACGAGACTGCTAATACTACCAACGCGATCGACTTGGACGTTGAACCGATTGAAAGATCAGAACTTGTTCTTGCAATACGAAATCATGGCATATCCAATGAAAGAACGCAGGAAGCTGAACAAAATCCCGTTAAATTGAACAGTATAGCAAATTTAGCGAGTACCTACCTTAATCGTCAAAGAGCTCTTACAGAAGAAAAGCTGACAGAGGGCGATAATTCATCCGGCTCACCCCCATGTGCAACATCCCGGATGAGTCCACGCGCCACGAAAGTCTCTCCCAGCAAAAAATGGCGCGCAAACTTGGTAAATCAGCTTCAAATGAGAAACTTTTTAGAGTGCAGGTTCTTCACGGACGGGTTAGCGCGTAGAGCTCTGACTCAGATGAATATTTCAGAGAAAGAGTCAGTTCCTAAGCAAGGTTTGGCCGAATATGATATCATAACAGACGATGAAGTCAGCGGTTTAAGCATTGTAATGAATTCTACTAATTCAACTTCGCTTTCTCAAGGCTACGTTAGCTCTGCACCGTTAAGAAGGCGTTTCTTTAAACGCGGGAAACGGAGGTAA